Within Cucumis melo cultivar AY chromosome 4, USDA_Cmelo_AY_1.0, whole genome shotgun sequence, the genomic segment GACAACCTTCAAAAGagattgtttttcattttcatcaatctccattAGGTTAATTTTCTTGACATCGAGGCATCTATTGGCATAATGACCCTTCTTATTGCATTTGAAACATGTGGTATTTTCTTTGGAAAATTTCTGCTTGTTCTTACTTTTGTCGTGGTACTTTCTCTTGCGGTTAGAGTACCAATGTGATTCACTCGTTTTACTCCTTCTAAAGACTTTCTTGGAACGACTCTTCTTTCTAGAAGGAGTGTTATTAATTCCTTATTGCTTGCAAAAGGATCCCATTTCCCTTCGATGATCTGTGTCCTTTGCAATCTTTGTAGCGTGCTTCTGCTGTTGACAAATTTCTAAACACACCTTTTGAATAGTGGAATTGATATCTTCATAGGAGATGTCTTCCCAATCTATATCTGTTCCTCCcctattttttaatattatcaaaatatttcaatttattgACCATATCTTTTAAATcgactaaaataaaatttattttgatttcttttgttCTATTTGAGTAGATAGTTTTGATAATTAAACCCAAtgtaatcttaaaaaaaatacattgtGGTTCTCAATTAGATTAATTgagtttctttttaaaaaaaaaaacaaaaacaattctAGTTCATTCGTTAAAATTGACAttaaaacaatattaagttttaaTACACAATTTTAAGAACttaaaaagaattattaaaccgaaatatgaaaaaattattaaacCGAATTATGAAAGTTCACACTTCGATAAAGACACTAGAGAATTAATTtggttaataataataataataaataaagttaGAGTGTGTTTCGATTtgattaaattaagaaataagtTGTTTTGGAAAAAATATAATGTATTTCGCAACtacataaaataaattttgaaaaaataaatttatagaATAATGTGGTTTAGGATAAACACCTGAAACCAACTTTTaggaaaataaattttgtatgtTTAATGGTTAATGTCCTTAAGTTGGTCATTTTTCTGtgacacaatttttttttctttttggtaatTGTCATTGTTTGACTTCCAATAAGCCAACTTCTGATTATCATTTTACAGTGAAGTCTCCGAACACCTCAAACCACCGATGATACAAATTCCATATATATACAAATCTTTTACTCTATTAcaaatcaaatcaatttttgccTAAAAACACgtttatgaaaatgaattttttaaaaaacattttttttttcttaattcattCTAAACAGACTTATAGTTTGGTTaacattttgtttatatatatatatatatatatatatatatatattatatatatatattatagtacAAAATAATAACTTtgcaaaaaaattaatataaaaaagattTATAAATTAAGACTATTCAACCTCAAAAACAGTTCCTATAAGTAAGTTTGTTTTCAACTTATCAAAGATATggaacataaaaaataaataagatgtTAGTTATCAGAATATTAccttaaataatatttttcttatgaaaaaAAGAATCCCCAAAGCTTTATATACggattttatttgacatttttcCCTCTCCTTCATCCCTCAATTCTCTATTTCCTTTTCCCCCATTAAAGTTCTCGGAAACCTCAAATTGCTCACTCACAAGGGTGATCAAACAGTTCTATCCCTTTATTACACTCTAATTATGATATCCTCTTCTGTGTTCTTGATTTCTTGAAGCCTCGTCTAATGGAATTTCGATTTCCCTGTTTCCTATCACAATTTTTCACTGTAAGCACACATTTTAATCTGCCTTCTCTTTGTTTAGATCATCCCTTCCATTGCCGGATTATCTTTACTACATTGATCCCTTATGCTGACTATCAATACACGAAATCTTGTTTAACACAGGGAATATGCAAACTAGAAAGACGATGGATGTtataattgattaattttggAGTTTCTGGTGAAATTGTGACCTAAATCAACGATGTTTTTTTCTTAAGTAAAAAGGGTTCTTATCTATGGACATTTCGACTTCCATTTCCATCTATTGTGAtcgatttctttttcttgtttaatttaTCTAAAATTCTGAGAAAGATTTAGCTATGTATAATCAgcatttctcttttcttcttcaacaGTCCTTAATTGTAACCTATTAGTGTATGTCCTTCAATGTAAATACAGACATGTATAAACTTATACATATTTGATTCTTCTGGAATCTTATGTCATTTTAATGTTGATTGCCATCTTTTCATAAATTATACTTTTTTCTGAGAACTATACTTTCGAATTGTAAGCCATCAAACTCTACTATAGATTATGAATAGGCCTTCATCAAGATGTAGCATTTCTCTGTGAAGAGAAAAGAAGAGCAATATCTGATTTTCATTCCCTAAACCAATTGACATTTATAAGCAAAAGAATTTATTGGTATGGCCTGAAGAAGTTAAGATAAAGTTCATTGTGGTATGTTTTACTTCAACTTTCTTTCCAGGAAATATTTGAGCAGTTCTCCTTTGCTGATGCTGATTTGAGAAAGGAACACCCAGAATATCCAGTCCACTGCAATTTCTGAAATGGGACTTGGAAAGGTAGTGTATGCAGTGAAGAAATAAAAGAGCTGCTTGTGATTTTTCAAGAAGATGGTAAGATCTTGGTTTCTTTCCCTTTAACACATTATTATAGTGGGAGGGACTCCAATACTCGTGAAAGAAACAGCATTAGTGCTGATCTTTTAAGAGCTTAAAAACTAAGAGCTTGGACATGGCTTATTGCAATGACTTCACTAGCCCATTTTGTTGTGGAATCACCCTTGTCCAGTGTATGAGAAACCACGATTGGGAATTACTCTTGATTCCAAGCATTCTTTGTTGGATCCTTTGAACATGTTTTCGGtaaaataacatttttcattttcaaaatcattaCGAAACATGCTTataatcattcaaaatcaattGCATATTAGGTTTTACACTTCTAAAAAcaattttcaaatcatcaaaatTGGTTTGGAAGGATTAAAGCatgtttcaaaattattttgaaacaaCAAAAGTGATTTTGAACATTTTCAAAATCACTCTAAAATATGGACTTCACTGATTTCTATCTAGTTTCAGGAATGGTTGATTAGGAAATCTATTGTCCAATCTACAATTTCCAGGCTCAATTTTAATCCAAATTATGTGTGAGGGAACTATGTCACATTAGCTCACAATGTTATaatcttttccttttcaattcAGACAACCCTTAGACTGAAAGATCGCACTGAAAATCAGTGCTCAGAAATGTTGCTTGCAACGGAAACTAAGTTACCCGAGATTGAGGGATTGGTGCCCAAACCATCCGTTGAACAGATAAATGATCATGAAGAAGTGTCTAATCCGGAAAACGATGCCCCTATTGAGGTTTCATATGATAACTCTAATGTATGTTTTACTTCTACCACTAAACAGTTATTATTTGCTATTTTAGACTAGTTTCTTGAAGTAACAGCATGTTGGAAGTGAAATCACTTTTTATCATGATCGGACCACTTTCAAATATGGCATCTTTAAAAGTGAATGACCAAACATTTACTCGATTTCAAATGGAAAACATGCTTGGTTTTGAGGACGACAAGAGTAATTTTTTATCCTTTGAAATCACCACCAAACATGCTGTTGTGCGAGTTAGAATCATTAACAGAATCAACATTGCAGCATTCGTGCCTGGTGGACATTTTTTACAATGATGAACTCGACTTCCTTGAAGTGCAAAggataaataatataataaaagcTGCGTACAAGGAATTCATGGCAATAGCTATCGCAGCAAAGGCTTGGATTTTGGATCCTCCAGCAGTAGGTGCTGTAGAGGAATTTCAAGAGATGTTCCACACTCCACCACCTCATGGATATACAGTTGAACGTACAGTCGAGACTGCCATTCTTTCTATTCCTTCACGTTCACTGATGTCAATAATGATGGATGGGGTGAGCTATCCTCAACCTGACATTAGATTTCAATTATTTCTGTTTCTCTCCTGTAAGCTTAGAAGTCATCAAACAAAAGACTTATATCTCGTTAAATTTAACTGCTAGACTTAAGTTTAAGTTGATAGGTAATAGTATGTTTGACATTTTTCACCCTTGTCCACATTATACAGGGGAAATGGGCTTCAATGTTTTCAAGCATCATTTGTTCTGAATCAGATGAAATTGTTCTCGTTCCTTTGAAAAAATTTTGGATGACTGGTCCATGTGATTGGGACTTTGTATTGGTAACCAACCTGCTAAATcgtgtttttcatttttaaactCTAGATAacacagaaatatatatatatatatatatatatattaactttatcATATGATAGATGAATGCCCAGTTTAGACTGCCAGCTGAATTCCTGCCAAGATGGAACACTCGCTTTTTGAGATTTAAGAAACTGATCGTGGGGGATACATATGCAATTTTTGATGTGTCAACTGATTATTTTGAGAATATGACAGCTGATCCTACACAGAAAATTGTATATAAACGGAGGCCTTCAGGACTGATAGTTCGACCGATTGGTTTTCTGTCTGAGGTTTGTTTACAGAAAACCATCGTCTTTCCGtgattgagtttttttttttttttaataagtaCAGAATTTTGAAATCCAACTTTTATGTTTGTTTATACACGTtacatatatacacatacatatacACACGTACATgtatacacatacatatatgaGTCGTTCTTTGAAGTTGATGAAgatttttataaaagaataattaaatcACAAGTTTGGTCTCTAAATAATGAAGCGTTTGTTTCAAAAGTGTCTAATTTTGTGTTTAATGGGTCATAACATGCCTTATAGGTATCTTATATGTTCAaagtattttaaatataattttatttattggtTGTAAAATTTAAGTTTATGTCTAATTGTACCATtaacttttatttcttttttcctggtatctttaatttaaaaaaacatcAATACGCCAAACATTTATTAGACTCAGAATTGAAATTATGAAAAACCCTATTTGGCAATTTTTAGAGTTAAATAACCAAACAGACATTGCTTTAAAAAGTTTGTGAACCGATTAAACACTTGTAAAACATACAGAGAATGGACATAAGCCCTCAAACTTCAAAAACCAAACTTATAATTGAAgtttaaataattgaaaatttgattGCAAGGACCAAATGAGCTTTTTATACAAAACTTGAATAAACTCCAAAAGCTTAAACAAAAAGTTATtgatttatattttctattttttacagGTCATATGGATAGAAAATGCAGAGGTGAAGAAGATTGACATCCCTAACCATATGCACTCAACGTTCACTCCAAACTTTCATTTAACTGCAAAGCAATGGATCAGCATGATATCGCAAAATTTGAAACGTATAAATGGCAGGATAGTGACTCCAGATATGTTCGATGAAAGCATGGGTAAGGTTTCTTGTTTTCCAAATGAAAAATACTTGCATGAACTGTACAAAAAATGTGTGCAGCCTAAACAAAAGATATTGGGATTAGTTTAGAGAGAATCTGCATATTATCCTAAATATTTGATTGTATTTCATTACTGTAATAACAGATGTGCCTGATTTGCTGACAATTGGGAACAATCTGAGGAAATATTTTCTACAAACAGTTAATCCTTTTCCAACAGAAAGAACATGGGATTTGTTTTCTGATGATAAAATAAGGATTTCGAGAGACATAAAAGCAAGTTACATTGGCTATCACGATGATTGTATTGCCATACGTACCGTATGTATTGCTGAAACCCCCACCACACTGTTAACATATCTAGACGTAAATAATCACATTTTTCAGGTATGCTCCTTCCTTAACTCCATGAATTTAGTCCCTCAACTCAGATGTTTGTGTCTAATTTGGTTCCTTCACTTTCAGAAGTATAAATTTAGAGATCTACTAGATATAGAAGAGAAAGTTTAAGAttgtattaaaataaaattcaattgTATATCTAGCATATTagttaatattaaattttttagaaaCTATACACAAATGAAAGATCAGACCTTTGAGACGCTTTTAGAAGTCCAAAGATCAAATAAACACAAACTTCAAAGTTTAGAAACTAAACTTGTATTTAATTTTCTATCTCTCATTCTGTGCCAATCAAACTTACATACATGACGACAAACAGACGAGCAAAAATTCACAAGCACAGCTCGAGATGGCAGTTGCACTTTTGGCAACAGATGAAAGTTCTTGCACTATTTTAAgtatgaaaaaagaaataggAGACGAGGATTCTAAGGTACTTCTCTTTACATAAACTTCTTTACCTGATCCTTGCCCAAAACTTTTGCAGTTCAATGTTATGTTCCTTTAACGTGACAGGACAATAAATTTTTCCTACAAGAGTCTACAGAGAATGAATATTGCTCCTTCATCCTATCATCACAAATGTCAGAAGCGGATGTTCATATCTCTCTCCTACCAAGGTTTTGTAGGAATAGTTTGTTTTTGAGACCTTCCGGTTTTGCCATAATGCCTGCAGGACCAGGAGGTCTACAGTCCAAGGCATCATTTGTGACCATATATATTCGTCGGGAGCTCAAAAATATGAAAGTTGAACAAGTGATTGAAGCAATGAGTTGTCACGTGAATGCTGTCATTGATCGAATATCCAATATTCAATTTCCATGTGCTATAGATGGGGAGGTTGAACACAATTAACCCTCTAACCAGTGAGATGGGATAAAAACTCAGGTAATGTGAAAATTTTTCAAGCAcaattctttccattttttctatttcttctaCCACCACCATTAAACCCATAATGTCCTAGACTTCAATTTATTCATGTTTGACGCTTCAAATTGGTGGTGAGCATTATTAGCAATATAGGTTTTGAAATTCAGCACTTCAAAGCTTGCAGAGCTGAATTTTTAATAGTGAGATAGGATAAAACTCATGTAATGTGGATAACTTTGCCCATGATGTCAAAGCAGGCTGCAGTTTATCCAAGTTTGTTGCTTCAATTTGGACTACATAGTTAGCAATATAAAGTTCTGGAACCTCCATTGGAAAATTTCGATTCATAATTTCGTATTGTCTTTTCTTTGGTTGAATGATGTCACGTGTTTCACTTACTATTAGAAGCAAGATGGGTTTGTGTAGTTAGAAAATCTGTTAGTTCACAAAATGTGGAAGAGTGtcatttgtaattttattaattttttggttGGTCTCCTCTCTTATTTCCCTTTTTTAGTAGGCCTTTTTGTGGATGTTCCTTGTCATTCACCTTTAAATTCTTACAATTTTTTTGGTTAtcatttaatattataaatatatattcttATCAAAAAAAGCTTAATAttataaacatatttttatTGGACGTTGAAGTTCTAGTTAGATACTTATTAAACCTTCATTAGTTTAACTTCATGGAGTCTTAAAATCATATGAGCACGTCTTCTTACCACTTGTTTGACACAACTCAATTCAAGAGTATTGTTTCTTTTACTTTCTCCTCTCTTCTCAAAGAATAATTGGCAGAAAGACTAAAGATTGGCTCTATTCTAAAGGAGACAAATGAAGAGAAGATAATATTAATTGTGCATCTCAGTCtaattatttttgtatttgTTGCTCTTTCTCAACatattaaaattcaattttctttattatttctGCTTTCATAGTAGAAAAGTTAGAGAGGGTTGAACCAAGATGCTAGTAGCTATGTTCTACAAAAGCCCTTTGAATAACTTCGATTCCTTTTTTACCGACACACACAGAACAATCTCATTATAAAATGTTCTATTCATCTGGAAAGTATAAGACATCATCCAAACACAAATTTATGAATCCTAAACTAAAATGATTTGGAGAATTACCTCTGTCAAGCTGAAACCTGCTCAATTCTGCCTAAGAATGGAAGTGATCCTCTTTTGGAAGGTACTGACAGTGCTTCATGATAACAACTGGTAGGAATGGTTGGTCGAATACTCCCCGGATTTAGTGGAAACAATGTTTTGTAGTAGCCATCCATTATTGCGGTAAAGTTGCAAGTTGCCGACACCTTTGGAATCTGGTGAAAGGTTGAAAGAACACTGATTAAGGGGTGATAGAAGTTAAGAGCCTTACAAATAGATATAAGTACCCAACGTTGCTAAACTCGACTCAACAAAGAAGGGTTGAAATAGAAGGTACCATGATTTGTTAAATCTGGGATGAAAGCTTACAACTTAAAGGAGTTGAAACGTAGCATTAGGAAAATGGTAAAAGTCAGAAAACAGCCAACAAGACtccaaatattttctaaaatgatATTGTATTGGGAGCTGATTCTGTGTCTGTTGAGTAGAAAAAATTGTATCTATTTCAACATAGACCACCCTATCAAGGTTATGAATGAGCGTATTTGGACTAGTATGATCTCAACGATTTTAAGGACGGTTTGGGGAGAAATAAATGCTAGAAATTTCCAACAAAAGATGAACCATTAAAGGAAGTTTTAAAGTTCGCCATTACCAATGCTTTCTTTTGGTGTAAAGATGTACAGGTCATCGAGAGTGATAGTTTCTCGTTTCTAAGTACCAAATGGAAAGCATCTTTTGTATACCCTTTAAAAGGATCTTTCTCTTATAtcttttgatatttcatttattcaatgaaattgtttcatatccaaaagaaaacaaaacgaAAACCTAGATGAAAGCATAATTTGCTGATTGCAAGTGTGCCTTTAGATCATTGGCTACGGCTActccaaaagaaaacaaaacgaAAACCTAGATGAAAGCATAATTTGCTGATTGCAAGTGTGCCTTTAGATCATTGGCTACGGCTActccaaaagaaaacaaaacgaAATCCTAGATGAAAGCATAATTTGACTGATTGCAAGTGTGCCCTTAGATCATTGGCCACGACTACTAGGATATATAGACTACTTAACATCATTTGGACAAGTTGAAGCCAGTGTTGTTGAAGCACAGCTGGGCACTTGCCTGATGCTAGAGGTGAGGCAAGGCGAGGCCTTAACGCCTTGCAAGTACCCAATGTGAGCACCTTTAATAAGGCGCTTGTCTTTTCCGCCTTTCAAACGATTTGAACAATCAAAGTTTGTAAAGGTAAGTATCAAAGgaagggtcttttcaaaaatataacaaagcgacaaaatatttacgatgtatagaacaattccgaaaatggaaaaaactcacaggcccacaatgaaaaGTACCAAAAAATCTCCGTTAATCATGTCGTCAACAACAcgcctaatatatttggtacacgatcgtttagatttggttattgtttagtatcgtttagatttggtcatttagatttagatagccaaatttaaacaatttatttttttaatttagttacacgattgtttaatttggctacacgatttgttttaattcttttggtacacgattatttattttttgtatacaatcgtttagatttagctattcaATCtaaaagattctttatacacaatccttagatttggttaccctaatctaagacttaaaaaaatatgaggaaaataaaaaaacgatgaaaagaaaaacgatgaaaagaaatacataaaaaaggaaagaagaaaaccATATTTGGTTACCTTAATCTAAGACCCAAAAAATataaggaaaagaagaaagatgatgaaaacaaatcagattttgttacccaaatctaaaagacttaaaaaaacaaaagggaaagaagaaaatcattgaaaaaaatcacaaaaaaaatgaaaaacatgaaatatttaaaaaatgactaacttgatgggttttgttacacgcaccgtaaatattttactagtttattatattttgtgaaaatttccaaaaggaagaatttgaaaaagaaaaagagtagaagtagaaacaaaatcatttttatttttatatcttttttcAAATACTTTTTCCTCAAATAGAGCATTTTTATTCATTAATTATTAtctactattttattttatcaaatgtGCCTCGCTTCAATCCTTTTTATCACCTCCCGTCTTGAGGCAATTAAAAAACTTGTCGCCTTAGAGTGCACCTTGCGCTTTGAAAACACTCATGGCTATAAATGGGTTTAGGCCTTCCTTTTGATAGCTGtcattttttaaactatttgGATGAATTAAGATCCTTATTTTATATGATGGAAATAGTCTTTGATGAAATACCTCCTACTATAAACACTAAACTATCATTGTTTCCAAAAGCCTAGAGCGAACCTCTTCCCTGTAATATATACAAAGTTTATTGCTCATCACTCGTCCATTGTGGGCGAGTTTGGGTATCCAATTGATTCACGATTCACAAACCCCAGCATGTGAACAATATACAAGGATAGCTTTCAATAGTTAGTTCAATGAAAAGTAGTTGAAGGATTTAAATAACATATTACCTGATAAATGTCTCTCATGTATCCATGAAGATTATCATACTCGACTAGCTTCTTTTTGGTGCATTTAAACAGAACATTATACACCAGATCAAACCGAATCAAGGTTGTAAACAAGCAAACATCAGCTAGAGTCAAATTTTCACCGCACAAGTATCGTGAATGGCCCAAATGGTCATCTAACACATCGAGAATTGAAAAGAGCTCATGGACGGCTTTCTCGTATGCTTTTTGACTCTGAGCAAACCCACATCTACAAATGGTGCAACATTATAGAACTAATATATTGATAGAACCCAAACAAAACTAATAgaatattgaaatataatagGTAAAAAAAACTTACAAGATAAAACACGTGTTTGAGGCAATTGGACCCTCTCTCTCTCGTGAGATCACCCAAGCCAATGAAGTCATAAACAAACTAAATTGATTTCAAACTTCCTCCTTTCCCGCTCcctctttttttcccttttttttccgAATGTTTAAGTCAGTTTACATGTACAGATTAATCACATCGGACAGATCATTCGACCCTACAACATTCTCCACTCCCTCTATTTACAACCAAACCACCTGAAAACCTTCCTAGCTAATTACTAATATACCTTTTAATATTCTATAACACTCTAATAGCACTCCTATCATATTCACATCGAGAACAACTTTACtcttaaagaaacaaaaataaaccaATATAAGGAATGATGATTGGTAGTTAATTTTTGCCATGGAAGTGAAAGCACAAGTAATTGACCTATGTAAATTTCTTTATAACTCAAGGATACATTTGGACAACCTATAGAAGAGATCGTATTCAAGTAAGATCGTATAGCAAACCTATGTAgacataatttaatttttagcATTTTGCTATAAATGACCATGTTTGGTTCAtgattttaagtttttaaaaaatagagtTCGTTTTCTCACAATTTCTTTACAGTGATATAGATCTTTTCAAACCATTTGAATTTAAagcaaaattccaaaaacaaagaaaagttTTTAGAAACTATGAATGTTAGTATTTGAAAACATTCTTGAGATGTAGATAACCAAACAAAGAAACATCAGGTAGAAGTGGTCTTAAGAGGCAGAGTTTCTAAACACAAAAGTGAAAAGTCAAGGCCCCGAGTGATAATGATTTTGTTTTGAGCTTTCTGTTTTTTAAATTCATGCTTGTTTTCTCCTAAATTTCATACTATGGTTctcacttcttcttcttcttcttcttcttttctaagAAACACCTCAATTCGTAGTTGAATtctagaaacaaaaaaagttgtTGAGAATcgctttttttcattttcaaaatttagctaaatttttaaaatatcagTTGAAAGTATACAATACAACAAATAATTCCTCAAAACCTTACAACTAAAGTTAGAATCCAAATAAAATTTGTCTTCAGTTCAATCTATAATTTCAGTTGATACTTAGCATACATTACGAAACAACTACACAAGTTACAAAGAATTTTTAAGCACGGTCCGATAACAATCTGGTTTTTcgttttgagtttttttttgtaAACTGTGCTTGTTTTCTCTCAATTCCTTATCCATGATTCTCATTATTTACTATGTAAACATTTGCATTCTTAGCTAATTTGATTTCTACAATTTTCAAGATTTAACTTGGATTTtgaaatcattttaaaaaacaaagaatcAAAGATCAACAAATGGTACCAAACTTGACATTAGCAAGGTTACGCACAAGAAAGATTTATAGAGTAACTGAATCATTACCTATAAACTCCATTGTTGACATTAGGATATATAATGCTGTTCCATTCTTCAATCTTCCTCTTCAACAATGGCGGTGAGAGATCCAACTCTGGATTCTCAGCCAACTCATTAAGACCCGAATTAAAAATCTCAATTATATCAAAACT encodes:
- the LOC103490060 gene encoding homeobox-leucine zipper protein HDG2-like, which encodes MTTLRLKDRTENQCSEMLLATETKLPEIEGLVPKPSVEQINDHEEVSNPENDAPIEVSYDNSNHSCLVDIFYNDELDFLEVQRINNIIKAAYKEFMAIAIAAKAWILDPPAVGAVEEFQEMFHTPPPHGYTVERTVETAILSIPSRSLMSIMMDGGKWASMFSSIICSESDEIVLVPLKKFWMTGPCDWDFVLMNAQFRLPAEFLPRWNTRFLRFKKLIVGDTYAIFDVSTDYFENMTADPTQKIVYKRRPSGLIVRPIGFLSEVIWIENAEVKKIDIPNHMHSTFTPNFHLTAKQWISMISQNLKRINGRIVTPDMFDESMDVPDLLTIGNNLRKYFLQTVNPFPTERTWDLFSDDKIRISRDIKASYIGYHDDCIAIRTVCIAETPTTLLTYLDVNNHIFQTSKNSQAQLEMAVALLATDESSCTILSMKKEIGDEDSKDNKFFLQESTENEYCSFILSSQMSEADVHISLLPRFCRNSLFLRPSGFAIMPAGPGGLQSKASFVTIYIRRELKNMKVEQVIEAMSCHVNAVIDRISNIQFPCAIDGEVEHN